The Camelina sativa cultivar DH55 chromosome 14, Cs, whole genome shotgun sequence genome includes a window with the following:
- the LOC104739494 gene encoding uncharacterized protein LOC104739494, which yields MVLLMDGETSTMEEETAVMEDSYDDGFSCGEPRVEPRVGDEYQAEIPPMMSASERAAFLSTPVSLDASSCSFLVGLPVQVMWIDKHGRGQGNGDDNVDMNQSLKSLRAKKSRCSAKNRGKSDKNQRLNLEAVPAIPSNPWGDFEVASFVLGLYTFGKNFTQVKNFMENKGRGDIVLFYYGKFYNSAQYHSWSASRKKRNRKCVYGRKLYSGWRQQQLLTRLMPSIPDEAQKQMLVDVSKSFAESNITLENYVNEVKNLVGLSLLVDAVAIGKEKEDLTVPTSTPMKTKPWFTVSSKPSSVPGVGAYNSLTSAAIIKQLTGSSRLSKARCNDIFWDAVWPRLLDSGWRSEQPEDRGYLRSKDYIVFIVPGVEKFSRQELVKGYHYFDSISDILTKVVSEPELIDIETGGEIREATAAENSPDQSDEEFSRSDSQIHRYLRSPFSNRETLGMNFTVVDTSLAAGGGKLCDLRYPNAVSLVSEPKTRLGDKYSSAPLDNQNVEKSEVRPLDTKNQVDDQVRLTIIDTSIDHCEKLSGFRRWRPLPSDVTKRDYVGDDSAIKEEKTFEKVKEPSKRLIKQRPTPPTETKHHSVNSAPYMKRRRLSACISRESPVSRHLPGDDTKRTGCLESEQQDLRAVQHQNSTGEEMKQDKETYETVLLVEQMNLKSDQPNKTGAEPSSSLVEIQETSEIEPSGLNSISRRVKLCSVTEPEEKRASIDVEQKQAVELPSTTNRFTSNDLETTQELGSSEQRRDQQSSTDVPRRQSTRKRPLTTRALEALESDFLTSKRMKSTSKPEPRKRESSTKKKRSAKAGNGNGSADLEHRGEARSSLVKKAPTSKPLDQIEDSKPSYLVNEARAESKALDQGQVSKPVQTEYPKLPPIVLKFPFRRG from the exons ATGGTTCTTCTGATGGATGGGGAGACTAGTACTATGGAGGAAGAAACAGCTGTTATGGAAGATTCCTATGATGATGGATTTTCCTGTGGAGAGCCACGAGTTGAGCCTCGTGTTGGAGATGAATATCAGGCCGAGATTCCTCCTATGATGTCTGCATCCGAGCGTGCTGCGTTTCTTTCGACTCCTGTTTCTTTGGATGCTTCTTCCTGTTCTTTTCTTGTCGGACTACCTGTCCAAGTCATGTGGATTGACAAACATGGAAGAGGACAAGGGAATGGAGATGATAATGTTGACATGAACCAGTCTTTGAAATCTTTGAGAGCCAAGAAAAGCCGTTGCTCTGCCAAGAACAGAGGCAAGAGTGATAAGAATCAAAGATTGAATCTTGAAGCTGTTCCCGCTATACCATCCAATCCTTGGGGAGATTTTGAGGTGGCTAGCTTTGTTCTTGGTCTGTATACATTTGGAAAGAACTTTACTCAGGTGAAGAACTTCATGGAGAACAAAGGAAGAGGAGATATTGTCTTGTTTTACTATGGGAAGTTCTACAATTCTGCTCAGTACCACAGTTGGTCTGCATCCCGCAAGAAGCGGAACAGGAAATGTGTATATGGAAGAAAGCTCTACTCAGGTTGGAGGCAACAGCAGTTGTTAACCCGTTTGATGCCTTCTATACCTGATGAAGCTCAGAAACAGATGCTCGTGGAT GTCTCAAAGTCATTTGCTGAAAGTAATATCACTCTGGAGAACTACGTAAACGAAGTGAAGAATCTTGTGGGTCTCAGTCTTCTGGTAGACGCTGTGGCGAttggtaaagaaaaagaagatctcACGGTTCCTACATCAACACCAATGAAGACCAAACCATGGTTCACGGTTTCTTCGAAACCTTCTTCGGTACCAGGCGTAGGGGCTTACAATTCACTCACATCTGCTGccataataaaacaattaactgGCAGTTCACGTCTGAGCAAAGCCCGTTGCAATGATATATTCTGGGACGCCGTATGGCCACGTTTGCTAGACAGTGGATGGCGTTCAGAGCAGCCTGAGGATCGGGGTTATTTAAGATCCAAGGATTACATTGTTTTCATTGTCCCTGGCGTGGAAAAGTTTTCAAGACAGGAGCTTGTCAAAGGCTATCATTACTTTGATTCCATCAGTGATATTCTAACAAAGGTTGTTTCAGAGCCTGAGCTTATTGACATTGAAACAGGAGGGGAGATCAGAGAAGCCACCGCTGCAGAGAATTCTCCTGACCAATCAGATGAAGAGTTTTCTCGGTCTGATAGTCAGATACACCGTTACCTCAGGTCTCCATTTTCTAACCGTGAAACTCTGGGAATGAACTTCACTGTTGTGGACACTAGTTTGGCTGCTGGAGGAGGGAAGTTGTGTGATTTACGATATCCTAATGCAGTGTCTCTAGTTTCTGAGCCAAAGACTCGACTAGGAGATAAATATTCTTCTGCGCCCCTGGACAATCAGAATGTGGAAAAGTCTGAAGTAAGGCCTCTAGATACCAAGAATCAAGTGGATGACCAAGTGCGATTAACGATTATTGATACGAGTATAGACCACTGCGAAAAGTTATCTGGCTTTAGGAGATGGAGACCTTTACCAAGTGACGTCACAAAAAGGGATTATGTTGGGGATGATTCTGCTATAAAGGAAGAGAAGACTTTTGAGAAGGTGAAGGAGCCATCAAAGAGGTTGATTAAGCAGAGGCCTACCCCTCCAACAGAAACCAAGCATCATTCAGTAAATTCTGCACCATATATGAAGCGCAGACGGCTCAGTGCTTGCATTTCAAGAGAAAGTCCAGTCTCCAGACATTTACCGGGGGATGACACAAAAAGGACTGGTTGTCTTGAATCAGAGCAGCAAGATCTACGTGCAGTCCAACACCAAAACAGCACTGGTGAAGAGATGAAGCAGGACAAAGAGACATATGAAACCGTGTTGTTGGTTGAGCAAATGAACTTGAAGTCTGATCAACCAAACAAGACTGGAGCTGAGCCGTCTTCTTCGCTTGTTGAGATTCAAGAAACATCAGAGATTGAACCAAGCGGGTTAAATTCTATCTCCAGGCGGGTTAAACTCTGTTCAGTGACAGAGCCAGAAGAAAAACGGGCTTCTATTGATGTGGAACAAAAGCAAGCAGTTGAGCTCCCTTCTACTACTAATAGATTTACTTCCAATGATCTGGAAACTACTCAAGAACTGGGTTCATCTGAACAACGCCGCGACCAACAGAGTAGTACAGATGTTCCGAGAAGACAGAGCACAAGAAAACGACCACTGACCACTCGGGCACTGGAAGCTCTTGAATCCGACTTTCTTACAAGCAAGAGAATGAAAAGCACGAGTAAACCGGAACCGAGAAAACGCGAAagttcaacaaagaaaaagcgCTCAGCTAAAGCGGGTAACGGAAATGGGAGTGCAGATTTGGAGCACAGAGGAGAAGCTAGAAGCAGTCTTGTAAAGAAAGCACCAACAAGTAAGCCCTTGGATCAAATAGAGGATTCAAAACCTAGCTATCTTGTCAATGAAGCAAGAGCTGAGAGTAAGGCTCTGGATCAAGGACAGGTTTCAAAGCCAGTCCAAACTGAATACCCTAAGCTTCCACCGATTGTGTTGAAGTTTCCATTCAGGCGTGGCTAA